A genome region from Nerophis lumbriciformis linkage group LG18, RoL_Nlum_v2.1, whole genome shotgun sequence includes the following:
- the zbtb11 gene encoding zinc finger and BTB domain-containing protein 11, whose translation MSCEESYLAILRYLTDEGEPYAPGTPGNTKRKIRKAAACYVVRDGVLFYQRRRKGQDAFSELEVVLQDPRRKELISRAHVLEGGEHLNQQLTWETISQKYWWRGIQKQLKDHIRECENCARRRATDEGSGRGMSIFGRLTKRKVADDEDLEEEEELDDGLFFMDRSKVSDNEELVYVNSTGEVNQFLSQHGQTMLDKLNQQRLGNKFCDITLLIEGEEYRAHKAVMAACSEYFNELFFEKGAATTHEAVVDLAGFTKDSFLPLLDFAYTSTLTFNFSIMAEIANLARHLLMSEVLQICESVHKQVEGRQLMLYQRRHVHTVVPDHVASPQDAADGGGAYTVTIQSDGSAVVTHTGLAVAGEPFTIVAPGGTEQQVAVDAQAVEGTTVLQGEDGQTLTLIAHAGQAALISHGGEGEEGETMTVVTHSGQAGVGKSFCLAIEQPQAAEAEAETFVLNVEADPAEPSEVTPPEAPTPAVAEGTATETLAPDQLDPPPQKRKRGRPAKVKKEVEVEVEVLAPPVEQEEEGGLSTDEDKQGDMSDPSKRRLRQRSMAEGGYARLHMGLEGEEEGKRVATPPHTTTPKVVQRPGKRGRPPKQPVENSAAEEKESAGEVDVPVNVSSEHVDSDEAATKSADPEAATEEGDKAPADGATEGDYTCMECGMSFPRRYALIMHAMKHDKARGYKCSLCNKEFQYVASLRAHLTRHKQRSSQRAPAASKVSDEERGNKTTAAPPQTTRKYVCDLCGKTLPRLYSLSVHMLQHTGVRPHACKVCGKTFAHKYNLKMHRVLHDVTKQFQCQHCDKSFVSKRNMEEHTSLHTGESKYLCNKCGATFYRASALSKHLKKHKPKPDVRAFACSRCDKRFFEAKDLQQHMNKHLVLKPFQCDVCGKCYSWKKDWYSHVKSHSVVEPYKCNVCGKEFLEKALFRRHVKKATHGKKGRVKQNLERHCEHCGRKFVQLREYRRHMNTHQGIKPFECVTCGVAWADARSLKRHVRTHTGERPYVCPVCQEGHIDARTLRRHMTKHHVDSLPGKIMLEKDTLQFHNQGTQVEHAVSILPADLPPELRLAQPPPSEEIETVLITEETVEAMDAVEAVQVADGAVLSDQGIMQVVNYVLAQHAITGVKVEEAPEAVQTMEVE comes from the exons ATGTCGTGCGAGGAGAGCTACTTGGCCATCCTTCGCTATCTGACGGATGAAGGAGAGCCGTACGCCCCCGGCACTCCGGGCAACACCAAGAGGAAGATACGCAAAGCGGCGGCCTGCTACGTGGTGCGGGATGGCGTTTTGTTCTACCAGCGCCGGCGGAAGGGCCAGGACGCGTTCAGCGAGCTGGAGGTGGTGCTGCAGGACCCCCGCAGGAAGGAACTGATCAGCCGCGCACACGTCCTGGAAGGCGGGGAGCACCTCAACCAGCAGCTCACCTGGGAGACCATCTCTCAGAAGTACTGGTGGAGAG GTATCCAGAAGCAGTTGAAGGACCACATACGAGAGTGTGAGAACTGCGCACGTCGGCGGGCCACAGATGAAGGGTCAGGGCGAGGGATGTCCATCTTCGGCCGACTGACCAAACGCAAGGTGGCCGACGACGAGGatctggaggaggaggaagagcttGATGATGGCCTGTTTTTCATGGACAGATCCAAGGTGTCAGACAATGAGGAACTGGTTTAT GTGAACAGCACAGGTGAGGTGAACCAGTTCCTGTCCCAACACGGACAAACCATGTTGGACAAGCTCAACCAGCAGCGCCTCGGCAATAAATTCTGTGACATCACGCTGCTGATCGAGGGCGAGGAATACCGGGCGCATAAAGCCGTGATGGCGGCGTGCAGCGAGTACTTCAACGAGCTCTTCTTCGAGAAGGGCGCCGCCACCACGCACGAAGCCGTGGTCGACCTCGCCG GTTTCACCAAAGACAGCTTCCTGCCGCTGCTGGACTTCGCCTACACGTCCACGCTCACGTTCAACTTCAGCATCATGGCGGAGATCGCCAACCTGGCGCGCCACCTGCTGATGTCGGAGGTGCTGCAGATCTGCGAGTCGGTGCACAAGCAGGTGGAGGGGCGGCAGCTGATGCTGTACCAGCGAAGGCACGTCCACACGGTGGTGCCCGACCATGTGGCGTCCCCTCAGGACGCCGCGGACGGAGGCGGCGCGTACACGGTCACCATTCAGAGTGACGGCAGCGCAGTCGTGACCCACACAGGACTGGCAGTGGCAGGCGAGCCCTTTACCATCGTGGCGCCTGGCGGTACCGAGCAGCAGGTGGCCGTCGATGCTCAGGCAGTAGAGGGCACCACGGTGCTGCAAGGCGAGGACGGCCAGACGCTGACGCTAATAGCGCACGCCGGTCAAGCGGCTCTCATCTCCCACGGCGGCGAGGGCGAGGAGGGGGAAACCATGACGGTGGTCACCCACAGCGGACAAGCGGGTGTCGGCAAATCCTTCTGCTTGGCCATCGAGCAGCCCCAGGCGGCAGAGGCAGAGGCAGAGACATTTGTCTTAAACGTGGAGGCGGACCCGGCCGAGCCCTCGGAGGTCACCCCGCCTGAGGCGCCCACCCCGGCGGTAGCCGAGGGTACGGCCACCGAGACGTTGGCGCCGGACCAGCTTGATCCTCCGCCCCAGAAACGTAAACGTGGGCGGCCGGCCAAAGTGAAGaaggaggtggaggtggaggtggaggtgttgGCGCCCCCGGtggagcaggaggaggagggggggctCTCCACCGATGAAGACAAGCAGGGGGACATGTCCGACCCCAGCAAACGACGACTGCGGCAACGCTCAATGGCGGAAGGAGGCTACGCGCGTCTGCACATGGGCCTGGAGGGCGAGGAGGAGGGAAAGAGAGTCGCAACCCCCCCACACACCACCACCCCAAAG GTGGTCCAGAGGCCCGGAAAGAGGGGGCGCCCTCCCAAGCAGCCGGTGGAGAACTCTGCAGCAGAAGAGAAGGAGTCCGCGGGAGAAGTTGACGTCCCTGTGAATGTTTCTTCCGAACACGTTGACTCTGACGAGGCCGCCACCAAGTCGGCGGACCCTGAGGCGGCAACAGAAGAGGGAGACAAAGCGCCGGCAGACGGCGCCACGGAGGGAGACTACACGTGTATGGAGTGCGGCATGTCCTTCCCAAGGCGCTACGCCCTCATCATGCACGCCATGAAGCACGACAAGGCGCGAGGATACAAGTGCAGT CTGTGCAACAAAGAGTTCCAGTACGTGGCCTCGCTGCGCGCCCACCTGACCCGCCACAAGCAGAGGAGCAGCCAGCGAGCGCCCGCCGCCTCCAAAGTGTCGGACGAGGAGCGCGGCAACAAGACGACGGCGGCGCCGCCGCAGACCACGCGCAAGTATGTGTGCGACCTCTGCGGCAAGACGCTGCCCCGCCTCTACTCGCTCAGCGTGCACATGCTGCAGCACACGGGCGTGCGGCCGCACGCGTGCAAGGTGTGCGGCAAGACCTTCGCCCACAAGTACAACCTGAAGATGCACCGTGTTCTGCATGACGTCACCAAGCAGTTCCAGTGTCAGCACTGCGACAAGTCCTTTGTCAGCAAGCGCAACATGGAGGAGCACACCAGCCTGCACACAG GTGAGTCCAAGTACCTTTGCAACAAGTGCGGAGCCACCTTCTATCGAGCCTCGGCGCTGAGCAAACACCTGAAGAAGCACAAACCTAAACCGGACGTGCGGGCGTTCGCTTGTTCCCG CTGCGACAAGCGCTTCTTCGAGGCCAAAGACCTGCAGCAGCACATGAACAAGCACTTGGTCCTCAAGCCCTTCCAGTGCGACGTGTGTGGGAAGTGCTACAGCTGGAAGAAGGACTGGTACTCGCACGTCAAGTCGCACAGCGTGGTGGAGCCGTACAA GTGTAACGTGTGCGGGAAGGAGTTCCTGGAGAAAGCGCTCTTCAGGAGGCACGTGAAAAAGGCCACGCATGGCAAGAAAGGCCGCGTCAAACAGAACCTGGAGCGCCACTGCGAGCATTGTGGCAGGAAGTTTGTCCAGCTCAGGGAGTACCGGCGTCACATGAACACTCATCAAG GAATAAAGCCCTTCGAGTGCGTGACCTGCGGCGTGGCGTGGGCCGACGCCCGCTCCCTCAAGCGCCACGTGCGCACGCACACGGGCGAGCGTCCGTACGTGTGCCCCGTCTGCCAGGAGGGCCACATCGACGCCCGCACGCTACGCCGCCACATGACCAAGCACCACGTGGACAGCCTGCCGGGCAAGATCATGCTGGAGAAGGACACGctgcagttccacaaccagggcACGCAGGTGGAGCACGCCGTCAGCATTCTGCCCGCCGACCTGCCGCCCGAGCTCCGCCTCGCCCAGCCGCCGCCCTCCGAGGAGATCGAGACGGTGCTCATCACCGAGGAGACGGTGGAGGCCATGGACGCCGTGGAGGCGGTGCAGGTGGCCGACGGCGCGGTGCTGTCGGATCAGGGCATCATGCAGGTGGTCAACTACGTCCTGGCGCAGCACGCCATCACCGGCGTCAAGGTGGAGGAGGCGCCTGAGGCCGTCCAGACCATGGAAGTGGAGTGA